The Oreochromis niloticus isolate F11D_XX linkage group LG2, O_niloticus_UMD_NMBU, whole genome shotgun sequence genome includes a region encoding these proteins:
- the LOC109203481 gene encoding uncharacterized protein LOC109203481 isoform X2, with the protein MIRRLVSLILLSTLSVTEMNEVPQQISLTVAKLGDNVTLTCDLSEPGLSYWYKLNYGYMFQTVTEGSFDKILLKINNSRFNATKVGTVLSLIIRNVSKEDEATYFCQAGSSFNMTFKNGTILAVNDPKTQHKFSTVKQTSDGNSVHLGDTMTLQCSLFSENKNDPDQCPDEDKVHWFKGASESYPGIIYHGSIRNKEDGKCDYSLSKTITNSSDAGTYYCAVVTCGEILFGKGTKVEIEEFPLITVLGALLTCSVLMNFALILTRKKIQPREHRKGKVEVFTDVEQDKSSRDQMSNEEGEDVGLNYVALDFPSRKSSRWKSKKESPESTIYSGIREGQ; encoded by the exons ATGATCAGAAGACTGGTTTCTTTGATTCTTCTAAGTACATTGT CTGTGACTGAAATGAATGAGGTTCCTCAGCAGATCTCTTTAACTGTGGCTAAACTTGGAGATAATGTGACTCTGACATGTGACCTCTCTGAGCCAGGGTTGTCTTACTGGTATAAGCTGAATTATGGATATATGTTTCAAACAGTTACTGAAGGAAGTTTtgacaaaatattattaaaaattaaCAACTCAAGATTCAATGCCACAAAAGTGGGTACTGTGCTTTCTCTTATCATAAGAAATGTAAGCAAAGAAGATGAAGCAACATACTTCTGTCAAGCAGGATCATCATTCAatatgacatttaaaaatggcACAATTTTGGCAGTGAATG ATCCTAAAACGCAGCATAAATTTTCCACAGTAAAACAAACTTCAGATGGGAATTCAGTCCATCTGGGTGATACAATGACTCTGCAGTGTTCACTCTTCTCTGAGAACAAAAATGACCCAGATCAGTGTCCAGATGAAGACAAAGTGCACTGGTTTAAAGGTGCATCAGAATCCTATCCAGGCATCATTTACCATGGCAGTATCAGAAATAAAGAGGACGGGAAATGTGACTACAGTCTGTCCAAAACTATAACAAACTCATCTGATGCTGGGACgtactactgtgctgtggtGACATGTGGAGAGATCCTGTTTGGTAAAGGAACTAAAGTGGAGATAG AGGAGTTCCCTCTCATTACTGTGCTTGGGGCactgctgacctgctctgtgcttATGAATTTTGCACTGATTCTcaccagaaaaaaaatccaacctCGTGAACACCGCAAAG GAAAAGTAGAAGTCTTTACTGATGTTGAACAGGACAAATCATCCAGGGATCAAATGAGCAAcgag GAAGGTGAAGATGTAGGACTAAACTATGTGGCTCTGGATTTCCCCTCAAGAAAATCTTCAAGATGGAAGAGTAAGAAGGAGTCACCAGAGAGCACCATATACTCTGGCATCAGAGAGGGCCAGTAA
- the LOC109203481 gene encoding uncharacterized protein LOC109203481 isoform X3, whose amino-acid sequence MIERLISLILLSTLSVTEMNEVPQQISLTVAKLGDNVTLTCDLSEPGLSYWYKLNYGYMFQTVTEGSFDKILLKINNSRFNATKVGTVLSLIIRNVSKEDEATYFCQAGSSFNMTFKNGTILAVNDPKTQHKFSTVKQTSDGNSVHLGDTMTLQCSLFSENKNDPDQCPDEDKVHWFKGASESYPGIIYHGSIRNKEDGKCDYSLSKTITNSSDAGTYYCAVVTCGEILFGKGTKVEIEEFPLITVLGALLTCSVLMNFALILTRKKIQPREHRKGKVEVFTDVEQDKSSRDQMSNEEGEDVGLNYVALDFPSRKSSRWKSKKESPESTIYSGIREGQ is encoded by the exons CTGTGACTGAAATGAATGAGGTTCCTCAGCAGATCTCTTTAACTGTGGCTAAACTTGGAGATAATGTGACTCTGACATGTGACCTCTCTGAGCCAGGGTTGTCTTACTGGTATAAGCTGAATTATGGATATATGTTTCAAACAGTTACTGAAGGAAGTTTtgacaaaatattattaaaaattaaCAACTCAAGATTCAATGCCACAAAAGTGGGTACTGTGCTTTCTCTTATCATAAGAAATGTAAGCAAAGAAGATGAAGCAACATACTTCTGTCAAGCAGGATCATCATTCAatatgacatttaaaaatggcACAATTTTGGCAGTGAATG ATCCTAAAACGCAGCATAAATTTTCCACAGTAAAACAAACTTCAGATGGGAATTCAGTCCATCTGGGTGATACAATGACTCTGCAGTGTTCACTCTTCTCTGAGAACAAAAATGACCCAGATCAGTGTCCAGATGAAGACAAAGTGCACTGGTTTAAAGGTGCATCAGAATCCTATCCAGGCATCATTTACCATGGCAGTATCAGAAATAAAGAGGACGGGAAATGTGACTACAGTCTGTCCAAAACTATAACAAACTCATCTGATGCTGGGACgtactactgtgctgtggtGACATGTGGAGAGATCCTGTTTGGTAAAGGAACTAAAGTGGAGATAG AGGAGTTCCCTCTCATTACTGTGCTTGGGGCactgctgacctgctctgtgcttATGAATTTTGCACTGATTCTcaccagaaaaaaaatccaacctCGTGAACACCGCAAAG GAAAAGTAGAAGTCTTTACTGATGTTGAACAGGACAAATCATCCAGGGATCAAATGAGCAAcgag GAAGGTGAAGATGTAGGACTAAACTATGTGGCTCTGGATTTCCCCTCAAGAAAATCTTCAAGATGGAAGAGTAAGAAGGAGTCACCAGAGAGCACCATATACTCTGGCATCAGAGAGGGCCAGTAA